One genomic region from Lusitaniella coriacea LEGE 07157 encodes:
- a CDS encoding FecCD family ABC transporter permease — protein sequence MAESRWQRADGRFQRVLLILGAVVLVAMITSVSYGEYAIAPLDVIKTLLGIETANPGDAFAIRTLRLPRTLVAFLAGVGLAMAGTLTQGITRNPLAAPSIIGVNAGASLAAVTVLVLLPNVPFSVLPFAAFGGALGVSLLIYLFAWQGGSSPLRLVLVGVGFSLIGGAFTSVIVTLGEINLASQALVWLAGSVYGRTWEQVIALFPWIAICGVLALCWVRELNVLHLGDDTARGLGSLVEGQRGFLLLLAVALAGASVATAGTIGFVGLMAPHLSRQLVGSTYQAILPTAALMGGAIVVLADLIGRLLFAPIELPCGIITAIIGAPYFLYLLIRDRER from the coding sequence ATGGCAGAAAGCAGATGGCAGAGGGCAGACGGGAGGTTTCAAAGGGTCTTACTGATTTTGGGGGCAGTAGTTCTCGTAGCGATGATTACGAGTGTCAGTTATGGGGAGTACGCGATCGCGCCCTTGGATGTTATCAAAACCCTACTTGGCATCGAAACGGCAAATCCCGGCGATGCTTTTGCCATTCGGACCCTGCGATTGCCCCGAACCCTAGTTGCTTTTTTGGCTGGAGTGGGACTGGCAATGGCAGGAACCCTCACCCAAGGGATTACCCGCAATCCCCTCGCCGCCCCCAGCATTATCGGCGTGAATGCAGGCGCATCTCTCGCAGCCGTGACGGTACTGGTTCTCCTGCCTAACGTCCCCTTTTCCGTCTTACCCTTTGCTGCTTTTGGCGGGGCGCTAGGGGTTTCTCTGCTCATATACCTCTTTGCTTGGCAGGGCGGCAGTTCTCCTCTGCGCTTGGTTCTCGTCGGCGTGGGATTCAGCCTAATTGGGGGCGCTTTTACCAGCGTTATTGTCACCCTCGGTGAGATTAACCTTGCCAGTCAAGCCTTAGTCTGGTTAGCGGGTAGCGTTTACGGGCGAACCTGGGAACAGGTTATCGCGCTATTTCCCTGGATTGCTATCTGCGGCGTTTTAGCGCTCTGTTGGGTGCGGGAGTTAAACGTTTTGCACCTTGGCGACGATACCGCACGGGGTTTGGGAAGTTTGGTTGAAGGACAGCGAGGATTTTTGTTGCTACTCGCCGTCGCCCTAGCGGGTGCATCGGTGGCAACTGCTGGAACCATTGGTTTTGTGGGCTTAATGGCTCCGCACCTCTCGCGGCAACTTGTTGGTTCGACTTACCAAGCCATCTTGCCGACTGCGGCTTTGATGGGAGGGGCAATTGTTGTCTTAGCCGATTTGATCGGGCGGTTGCTCTTTGCTCCCATTGAATTACCCTGTGGGATTATTACTGCCATTATTGGCGCGCCCTACTTCCTTTATCTTTTAATCCGCGATCGCGAACGATAA